A window from Canis lupus familiaris isolate Mischka breed German Shepherd chromosome 18, alternate assembly UU_Cfam_GSD_1.0, whole genome shotgun sequence encodes these proteins:
- the OR5B2B gene encoding olfactory receptor family 5 subfamily B member 2B (The RefSeq protein has 1 substitution compared to this genomic sequence): MGNNTEVTEFILLGLTNAPELQIPLFIMFTLIYLITLAGNLGMVVLILLDSRLHTPMYFFLSNLSLVDFGYSTAVTPKVMAGLLIRDQVISYNACAAQMFFFVALATVENFLLASMAYDRYTAVCKPLHYTTTMTTSVCAHLAIGSYLCGFLNASIHIHDTFSLSFCMSNLVHHFFCDVPVVMALSCSDRYVSELVLVVVASFNIFFALLIILISYLFIFITILKMHTADGYQKALSTCASHLTAVSIFYGTVIFMYLQPNSSHSMDTDKIVSVFYSMVIPMLNPLVYSLRNKEVKNAFKKVVEKAKLSAGFTS; the protein is encoded by the coding sequence ATGGGGAACAACACAGAAGTGACTGAATTCATCCTGCTGGGACTAACTAATGCCCCGGAGCTCCAGATCCCCCTCTTTATCATGTTCACCCTCATTTACCTCATCACTCTGGCTGGGAACCTGGGCATGGTGGTGCTGATTCTCTTGGACTCCCGTCTCCACACTCCCATGTACTTTTTCCTTAGTAACCTGTCTCTGGTTGACTTTGGTTACTCTATAGCTGTCACTCCCAAAGTCATGGCTGGATTACTTATAAGAGATCAGGTCATCTCCTACAATGCATGTGCTGctcaaatgttcttttttgtagccttagccactgtggaaaatttCCTATTGGCCTCAATGGCTTATGACCGCTACACAGCAGTGTGCAAACCCCTCCATTACACCACTACCATGACAACAAGTGTATGCGCTCATTTGGCCATAGGCTCCTACCTCTGTGGTTTTCTGAATGCCTCCATTCACATTCATGACACATTCAGTCTCTCTTTTTGCATGTCCAATCTAGTCCATCACTTTTTCTGTGATGTGCCAGTAGTCAtggctctctcttgctctgatAGATATGTCAGTGAGCTGGTTCTTGTTGTTGTAGCAAGCTTCAACATCTTTTTTGCTCTCCTCATTATCTTGATTTCCTATCTGTTCATATTTATCACCATCCTGAAGATGCACACAGCTGACGGATATCAGAAGGCTCTATCCACCTGCGCTTCCCACCTCACTGCAGTGTCCATCTTCTATGGGACAGTCATCTTCATGTACTTACAGCCCAACTCCAGCCATTCCATGGACACAGACAAAATCGTATCTGTGTTCTATTCTATGGTCATCCCCATGCTGAATCCCCTAGTCTATAGCTTGAGAAACAAGGAGGTTAAAAATGCATTCAAGAAGGTGGTTGAGAAGGCGAAATTGTCTGCAGGCTTTACCTCTTAA
- the OR5B2 gene encoding olfactory receptor family 5 subfamily B member 2 has protein sequence MDNRTEGTQFILLGLTNAPELQIPLFIMFTLIYLITLAGNLGMMMLILLDSRLHTPMYFFLSNLSLVDFGYSTAVTPKVMAGLLRGDQVISYNACAAQMFFFVAFATVENYLLASMAYDRYAAVCKPLHYTTTMTTGVCARLAIGSYICGFLNASFHVGDIFSLSLCNSNPVHHFFCDVPAVMALSCSDKHISEVFLVFMSSFNALFALLVILISYLFIFITILKVQSAQGHQKALSTCASHLTTVSIFYGTVIFMYLQPSSSHSMDTDKIASVFYSMVIPMLNPLVYSLRNKEVKCAFKKVVEKAIFSIGLAI, from the coding sequence ATGGATAATAGGACAGAAGGCACACAGTTCATCCTGCTGGGACTAACCAATGCCCCAGAGCTCCAGATCCCCCTCTTTATCATGTTCACTCTCATTTACCTCATCACTCTGGCTGGGAACCTGGGCATGATGATGCTGATTCTCTTGGACTCCCGTCTCCACACTCCCATGTACTTTTTTCTCAGTAACCTGTCTCTGGTGGACTTTGGTTACTCTACAGCTGTCACTCCCAAGGTCATGGCTGGGTTACTTAGGGGAGACCAGGTCATCTCCTACAATGCATGTGCTGCTCAGATGTTCTTTTTTGTAGCCTTtgccactgtggaaaattatCTCTTGGCCTcaatggcctatgaccgctacgCGGCCGTGTGCAAACCCCTCCATTACACCACCACCATGACGACAGGGGTGTGTGCTCGTCTGGCCATAGGCTCctacatctgtggtttcctgaaTGCTTCCTTCCATGTTGGGGACATATTTAGTCTGTCTTTATGTAATTCCAATCCAGTCCATCACTTTTTCTGTGATGTTCCAGCGGTCATGGCTCTCTCTTGTTCTGATAAACACATTAGTGAggtgtttcttgtttttatgtcAAGTTTTAATGCCCTTTTTGCTCTTCTGGTTATATTGATTTCCtaccttttcatatttataaCCATCTTGAAGGTGCAGTCAGCTCAAGGGCATCAAAAAGCTTTATCCACCTGTGCTTCCCACCTCACTACAGTGTCCATCTTCTATGGGACAGTCATCTTCATGTACTTACAGCCCAGCTCCAGCCATTCCATGGACACAGACAAAATCGCATCTGTGTTCTATTCTATGGTCATCCCCATGCTGAATCCCCTGGTCTATAGCCTGAGGAACAAAGAGGTCAAGTGTGCATTCAAGAAGGTGGTGGAAAAGGCAATTTTTTCAATAGGATTGGCAATCTAA